From the genome of Paraburkholderia aromaticivorans, one region includes:
- a CDS encoding copper-binding protein — MKNVFASIAVSCALAISGSAYAAGEMGNIDMGSSGAKQAGEAKAGMSHGEIKKVDAAAGKLTIKHGPLENLGMDAMTMVFKVKDPAMISQVKVGDKIDFVAEEVDGALTVTKLQKQ, encoded by the coding sequence ATGAAGAACGTATTTGCATCGATTGCAGTTAGCTGCGCCTTGGCAATTTCGGGCTCGGCCTATGCGGCTGGCGAAATGGGCAACATTGACATGGGCAGTAGCGGAGCAAAGCAGGCTGGCGAAGCAAAGGCTGGCATGTCCCATGGGGAAATCAAGAAAGTCGACGCCGCAGCCGGAAAGCTGACTATCAAGCACGGCCCGCTGGAAAATCTCGGCATGGACGCCATGACGATGGTGTTCAAGGTCAAAGACCCCGCCATGATTTCGCAGGTCAAGGTCGGCGACAAGATTGATTTTGTGGCCGAGGAAGTGGACGGAGCACTGACGGTAACGAAGCTGCAGAAGCAGTAA
- a CDS encoding TolC family protein, with protein sequence MMRHIFLGRRVIAFATAVTFLAGCATFSKDGGFNTVSTAASERLGKDAVLVKTDEDRAAVAKRTQKLLSRPLSMDDAVQIALLNNRSLQASYGELGISEADLVQAGRLPNPGFNFSRTHGGNDLSINRTFTLGMLSVLTLPLATRIESRRFEQTRLLAADAMLKVAADTRRAYINAVAMQQSAAYAGQVKDSTEAGAELALRMQQAGNFSKLDYAREQAFYADAVVQLARTRQQSVAAREKLTRMMGLWGAQTQYTLPERLPDLPKDRPELNDLESFAMENRLDIQAAKVQTQSVASSLGLSKATRFINALDVGYQNNFTTADGHERGYEISVEIPIFNWGGSKVARAEAIYMQSANRVAETAINARSEVRESYSAYVTDYDVAKHYRDEVVPIRKTISDELLLRYNGMLASVFELLSDSRDQVSAVNSYIDALKDYWLAETDLQQAVGGRLPPLAMATSAPSAPGMPPASPTDSEGK encoded by the coding sequence ATGATGAGGCACATCTTTTTGGGCCGCCGCGTCATTGCTTTCGCTACTGCGGTTACGTTCTTGGCCGGATGTGCGACATTTTCGAAGGATGGCGGCTTCAATACCGTTTCGACGGCCGCTTCCGAGCGTCTGGGGAAAGACGCCGTACTGGTGAAGACCGACGAAGACCGGGCCGCCGTCGCAAAGCGAACGCAGAAACTGCTTTCCAGGCCATTGAGCATGGATGACGCAGTCCAGATTGCGCTGCTGAATAACCGGAGCCTGCAGGCCTCGTACGGCGAGCTTGGCATTTCCGAGGCGGACCTCGTTCAGGCGGGACGGCTGCCCAATCCCGGCTTCAATTTCAGCCGCACGCATGGAGGAAACGACCTCAGCATCAACCGCACGTTCACGCTCGGGATGTTAAGTGTTCTGACGCTGCCACTGGCCACGCGCATCGAGAGTCGCCGTTTCGAGCAAACCAGACTACTGGCGGCAGACGCGATGCTCAAGGTGGCTGCCGATACCCGAAGAGCCTATATCAATGCGGTCGCAATGCAGCAGTCTGCCGCGTATGCCGGGCAGGTGAAGGATTCCACCGAAGCCGGCGCCGAACTCGCGTTGCGGATGCAGCAGGCGGGCAATTTCAGCAAGCTCGACTACGCGCGTGAGCAGGCTTTCTACGCGGATGCCGTTGTGCAATTGGCGAGAACGCGACAGCAGTCAGTGGCCGCGCGGGAAAAGCTCACACGCATGATGGGCCTATGGGGCGCACAAACGCAGTACACGCTTCCCGAACGTTTGCCAGACCTGCCCAAGGACCGTCCCGAGCTGAATGACCTCGAAAGCTTCGCGATGGAGAACCGGCTCGATATCCAGGCGGCGAAGGTGCAGACGCAAAGCGTCGCTTCGTCGCTAGGTCTGAGCAAAGCGACACGGTTCATCAACGCACTCGACGTCGGCTACCAGAATAATTTCACCACCGCCGATGGCCACGAACGGGGCTACGAAATCAGCGTGGAGATTCCAATTTTCAATTGGGGAGGCTCGAAGGTTGCGCGCGCCGAAGCGATTTACATGCAATCGGCCAACCGTGTCGCCGAGACCGCGATTAACGCGCGGTCTGAAGTACGGGAGTCGTATTCGGCCTATGTGACTGACTATGACGTCGCGAAGCACTATCGGGATGAAGTCGTGCCAATCCGGAAGACCATCTCGGATGAACTGCTGCTTCGCTACAACGGCATGCTCGCGAGCGTATTCGAACTCCTGTCCGATTCGCGTGACCAGGTCAGCGCGGTGAACAGCTATATCGACGCGCTGAAGGACTACTGGCTTGCGGAGACCGACCTGCAGCAGGCAGTCGGTGGTCGTCTCCCGCCGCTCGCGATGGCGACCTCCGCGCCGTCAGCACCCGGGATGCCACCGGCATCCCCTACAGATTCAGAAGGTAAATGA
- a CDS encoding DUF2933 domain-containing protein codes for MSAQETPPFWKSRGAIALVGFAAVATFFMFSEHRAHFLGVLPYLIFLACPLMHLFMHHGHHHGTQVEAQHSDPQGGHDERPS; via the coding sequence ATGTCTGCTCAGGAAACACCGCCGTTCTGGAAGTCGCGTGGCGCCATCGCGTTAGTGGGATTCGCGGCGGTGGCCACCTTCTTCATGTTCTCCGAACACCGCGCGCATTTTCTTGGCGTATTGCCATATCTCATCTTCCTGGCGTGCCCACTGATGCACCTCTTTATGCATCACGGACATCACCATGGAACGCAGGTCGAGGCGCAACATTCAGACCCGCAGGGAGGTCATGATGAACGACCCAGCTAG
- a CDS encoding H-NS family nucleoid-associated regulatory protein translates to MATLEQIQARLKKLHAQAEALLAKKAQDAIDQIRDIMLKHGLTTADIEAKASAKRAAKGLKVSAAAGMTRAAIDKKTKAAPKYQHPKTGATWSGRGRAPAWLANVKDRSKFLIAGGVEASVATTAGTVSKAKVAVKKASKAVGATEGKGQSKGPQPALYQDPKSGASWSGRGRAPAWLAGAKDRSKFLIDDAARVGDARPAVTKAAATNAPTAKRTAAKKAVSAKAPPENAPRRSVAVLAPVTPVESSAEITSST, encoded by the coding sequence ATGGCGACACTCGAACAAATCCAGGCTCGGTTAAAGAAACTGCACGCTCAAGCCGAGGCATTGCTTGCAAAGAAAGCGCAGGACGCCATCGACCAAATCCGCGACATCATGCTGAAGCATGGTTTAACGACGGCAGACATTGAAGCCAAGGCGTCGGCAAAGCGAGCGGCGAAAGGACTGAAGGTCAGTGCCGCTGCAGGCATGACGAGAGCCGCCATCGACAAAAAGACCAAAGCAGCACCTAAATATCAGCATCCGAAGACCGGAGCGACATGGAGCGGCCGCGGTCGCGCGCCGGCCTGGCTTGCTAACGTCAAAGACCGCAGCAAATTCTTGATTGCAGGTGGCGTTGAAGCAAGTGTTGCGACGACCGCGGGTACTGTGAGCAAGGCGAAGGTTGCGGTCAAGAAGGCATCGAAAGCTGTTGGCGCGACCGAGGGTAAGGGGCAAAGCAAAGGTCCGCAACCGGCGCTTTACCAAGACCCGAAAAGTGGTGCAAGTTGGAGTGGACGTGGGCGTGCGCCGGCTTGGCTTGCTGGAGCCAAAGACCGGTCCAAGTTTTTGATTGACGACGCTGCGCGGGTGGGCGATGCGAGACCGGCGGTCACCAAGGCCGCTGCGACGAATGCCCCGACGGCAAAGAGAACTGCTGCCAAGAAGGCCGTGAGCGCGAAGGCGCCGCCGGAAAATGCGCCGCGCCGGAGCGTGGCCGTGCTAGCTCCGGTGACCCCAGTCGAGTCTAGCGCCGAGATAACGTCCTCAACGTAA
- the copC gene encoding copper homeostasis periplasmic binding protein CopC produces the protein MKTFTRKQLSGLATATAIALAPAAAFAHGRLEAAVPAAGSTLETTPDSLRLTFNEDLESTFSMVKVSDSTGQAVTKEKAKVDAANPRVLTIALPKLASGTYSVQWAVMTHDAHKTKGTYAFQVK, from the coding sequence ATGAAGACTTTTACTCGCAAGCAACTCTCAGGACTTGCTACGGCTACCGCCATCGCCTTAGCACCGGCTGCAGCGTTCGCACACGGGAGGCTCGAGGCTGCCGTCCCGGCCGCCGGCAGCACACTCGAAACCACGCCGGACTCGCTACGATTGACCTTTAACGAAGACCTTGAGTCGACCTTTAGCATGGTTAAAGTGTCCGACTCAACCGGCCAGGCCGTAACAAAGGAAAAGGCAAAGGTCGACGCCGCCAACCCTCGCGTGCTGACCATTGCTCTTCCGAAGCTAGCGTCCGGGACCTACTCAGTCCAGTGGGCCGTGATGACGCATGACGCCCACAAGACCAAGGGTACGTACGCCTTTCAGGTGAAGTAA
- a CDS encoding multicopper oxidase family protein: MVSRRKFIGSSGAALLGAALVSKAGAASLPEAPTMAKAIMQPPLTPPNGRPYTPVATLNGWSLPWRMKNGWKEFHLTAEPVVREMAPGMNANLWGYNGQAPGPTIEAVEGDKVRIFVTNKLPEHTTVHWHGMLLPSGMDGVGGLTQPHIPPGKTFVYEFQLEKHGTFMYHPHADEMVQMAMGMMGTFIVHPKDPGVMEVDRDFVFIMSAYDIDPGSFTPRVNEMTNFNMWTWNSRVFPGIDPLPVRAGDRVRIRFGNLTMTNHPIHLHGYHFEVAGTDGGWIPPAARWPEVTADVAVGQMRAIEFTANRPGDWAFHCHKSHHTMNAMGHSVPNLIGVPQKDLAKRINKLVPDYMAMGSTGGAMGEMEMPLPDNTLPMMTGTGPFGPLEMGGMFTVVKVRDGLGRKDYRDPGWFKHPKGTVAYEYTGELPDS; the protein is encoded by the coding sequence ATGGTGTCACGTCGAAAATTTATCGGCAGCTCGGGGGCCGCGCTGCTCGGAGCAGCATTGGTGAGCAAGGCAGGTGCTGCGTCGCTGCCTGAGGCGCCCACGATGGCCAAGGCCATCATGCAACCGCCGCTCACGCCTCCTAATGGCCGTCCGTATACGCCTGTTGCCACGCTGAACGGCTGGTCGCTACCGTGGCGCATGAAAAACGGCTGGAAGGAATTTCACCTGACTGCTGAGCCGGTTGTGCGCGAGATGGCGCCGGGCATGAACGCAAATCTTTGGGGTTACAACGGACAGGCCCCAGGCCCAACCATCGAAGCAGTAGAGGGCGACAAGGTCCGTATCTTTGTGACCAACAAGCTGCCGGAGCACACCACCGTCCACTGGCACGGGATGCTGTTGCCTTCGGGCATGGATGGTGTTGGAGGGCTCACGCAACCTCATATTCCCCCGGGCAAGACTTTCGTCTACGAGTTTCAGCTCGAGAAGCACGGAACCTTCATGTATCACCCGCACGCCGACGAAATGGTGCAAATGGCGATGGGCATGATGGGGACCTTCATCGTTCATCCGAAGGACCCCGGTGTCATGGAGGTCGACCGCGACTTCGTGTTCATTATGTCCGCGTACGACATCGACCCGGGCAGCTTCACGCCACGTGTGAACGAAATGACGAACTTCAACATGTGGACGTGGAATTCGCGGGTCTTTCCCGGTATTGACCCATTGCCGGTGCGCGCCGGCGACCGAGTGCGTATCCGGTTCGGCAATCTGACGATGACCAACCACCCCATCCACCTGCATGGCTATCACTTCGAGGTTGCGGGCACGGATGGCGGATGGATTCCGCCGGCCGCACGCTGGCCTGAGGTGACTGCCGATGTCGCGGTCGGCCAGATGCGTGCCATCGAATTCACGGCCAACCGGCCCGGAGACTGGGCATTCCACTGCCACAAGTCTCACCACACGATGAACGCGATGGGCCACTCCGTACCGAACCTGATTGGCGTGCCGCAGAAAGACCTCGCGAAGCGCATCAACAAGCTCGTGCCGGACTACATGGCGATGGGCAGCACAGGCGGTGCGATGGGCGAGATGGAGATGCCACTGCCCGACAACACACTGCCGATGATGACCGGTACTGGCCCGTTCGGCCCGCTCGAAATGGGCGGAATGTTCACCGTCGTGAAGGTGCGTGACGGATTGGGACGCAAAGACTATCGCGACCCGGGCTGGTTCAAGCATCCCAAGGGGACGGTTGCCTACGAATACACCGGCGAGTTGCCGGACAGCTGA
- a CDS encoding methyltransferase family protein produces the protein MNDPASGYGLWGLVAINSLIFIIFAFSFFKPNTARDWRTFGGFSAFVVALFAEMYGFPLTIYLLSGWLQNRFPKVNLLNHDSGHLWWTMTGQHGNPHLAFPHLASFALIFGGFYLLSTSWHVLYEAQRKGQLATTGPYAKVRHPQYVAFVIVMTGFLLQWPTLVTLVMFPILVAMYMHLARQEERDSELRFGEAWRDYAAHTPRYVPKLSSSDTAHAQ, from the coding sequence ATGAACGACCCAGCTAGTGGATATGGATTGTGGGGACTGGTTGCCATCAACTCCCTCATCTTCATCATTTTCGCGTTCAGCTTCTTCAAGCCCAATACCGCACGTGACTGGCGGACGTTCGGCGGATTCTCGGCCTTCGTGGTTGCGCTGTTCGCAGAGATGTACGGCTTTCCGCTCACCATCTACCTTTTGTCCGGGTGGTTGCAGAACCGCTTTCCGAAAGTGAACCTGTTGAACCACGACTCAGGACATCTCTGGTGGACGATGACCGGTCAGCATGGCAACCCACACCTTGCGTTTCCGCATCTCGCCAGTTTCGCCCTCATCTTCGGCGGCTTCTACCTGCTCTCAACGTCCTGGCATGTTCTCTACGAAGCGCAGCGCAAAGGCCAATTGGCGACAACGGGTCCGTACGCCAAAGTTCGACACCCTCAATATGTCGCCTTCGTCATCGTCATGACCGGATTCTTGCTCCAGTGGCCGACACTCGTGACGCTTGTCATGTTCCCGATTCTGGTTGCGATGTACATGCACCTTGCGCGGCAAGAAGAGCGTGATTCGGAGTTACGTTTCGGTGAGGCATGGCGGGATTACGCAGCACATACACCTCGGTACGTCCCAAAGCTATCCAGCAGCGATACTGCGCACGCCCAATAG
- a CDS encoding copper resistance D family protein — MNDGLLGVSRLAFVALQNLGFAIVVGVLISDRWLARQTSSWQVSVRPRLVSVLRIASVGALLSSTFAFWIHCALMSESALPEAGPAVRSMLVETGFGHAWLVGAGLMLCVVILSFIETGKSIRLSPVIWLALAGVALARSNGGHPVDAGLFSLPVWVDWLHLLAISVWVGLVLVTTYVVTPRVFNALSTERLNSAAYIQSLSDAATLALVILFVTGAYNGWRGVRSPGDLLQSVYGQVLLMKLALVFVAAALGGHNRFFEMPGLLESLRSASPASAVGPLKRFAVVLHIESVVLTGALVTAAVLVSSPLPGTT, encoded by the coding sequence ATGAACGACGGTCTCCTTGGCGTCTCGAGGCTTGCCTTCGTCGCCCTGCAAAACCTCGGCTTTGCAATTGTCGTCGGCGTGTTGATTAGCGACCGATGGCTCGCTCGCCAAACATCCTCGTGGCAGGTGAGCGTTAGACCGCGGCTTGTCAGCGTCCTGCGTATCGCATCTGTCGGCGCGCTGCTGTCCAGCACGTTCGCCTTCTGGATTCATTGTGCTTTGATGAGCGAGTCTGCACTTCCTGAGGCGGGACCCGCTGTCCGCTCGATGCTAGTTGAGACCGGGTTCGGTCACGCATGGCTGGTCGGCGCTGGACTGATGCTGTGCGTGGTTATTCTTTCATTTATCGAAACAGGGAAATCAATCCGGTTGTCTCCGGTCATCTGGTTGGCCCTGGCCGGCGTCGCGCTGGCGCGCAGCAATGGAGGACACCCAGTCGATGCTGGCCTGTTCAGCCTGCCGGTGTGGGTGGACTGGCTGCATTTGCTCGCAATCAGTGTCTGGGTAGGGCTCGTGCTGGTAACCACTTACGTTGTTACGCCGCGCGTTTTCAATGCATTGAGTACCGAGCGTCTAAACAGCGCAGCATATATCCAGTCATTGTCGGACGCGGCGACGCTGGCGCTCGTTATTCTCTTCGTTACGGGCGCCTACAATGGCTGGCGTGGAGTCAGGTCGCCTGGAGACCTGCTGCAATCGGTCTATGGCCAGGTGCTGTTGATGAAACTCGCTCTGGTGTTCGTCGCTGCAGCGCTCGGTGGGCATAACCGCTTTTTCGAGATGCCTGGACTGCTTGAATCGCTGCGGAGCGCTTCGCCAGCGTCTGCGGTAGGACCTCTCAAACGGTTTGCCGTCGTCTTGCACATTGAATCGGTAGTACTGACCGGGGCACTCGTCACTGCTGCGGTTCTTGTCTCCAGCCCACTGCCGGGTACGACGTAG
- a CDS encoding LemA family protein, protein MRAMLTWLMTVVVLGISGCGYNAIQTQDEQVKASWSEVLNQYQRRADLIPNLVNTVKGYASQEKEALMRVTEARARVGSVQASPELINDPQAFAKFEAAQAQLTSSLSRLLVVSENYPQLKSDANFRDLQAQLEGTENRITVARNRYIKAVQDYNTTVRSFPSNLTASVFGYKEKPNFSVSNEAEIARPPQVNFDTAPKPASGVTN, encoded by the coding sequence ATGCGCGCAATGTTGACGTGGTTAATGACGGTAGTCGTGCTGGGAATCTCCGGCTGCGGCTACAACGCTATCCAAACTCAGGACGAACAGGTGAAGGCCAGCTGGTCTGAGGTATTGAATCAGTATCAGCGTCGCGCCGACCTCATTCCCAACCTCGTGAATACAGTCAAAGGCTATGCGAGCCAGGAAAAGGAGGCGCTTATGCGTGTGACGGAAGCCCGTGCGAGAGTGGGTTCGGTGCAGGCAAGCCCGGAGCTTATCAACGACCCGCAAGCATTCGCGAAATTTGAAGCGGCGCAAGCCCAGTTGACGAGTTCGCTATCAAGGCTGCTGGTCGTGTCCGAGAATTATCCGCAATTAAAGTCCGACGCAAATTTCCGCGACCTGCAGGCGCAACTCGAAGGTACCGAGAATCGCATTACAGTTGCCAGAAACCGGTACATCAAGGCTGTTCAGGACTACAACACTACGGTGCGGTCGTTTCCGTCCAACCTGACGGCGAGTGTCTTCGGCTATAAGGAAAAGCCCAACTTCTCTGTGTCAAATGAAGCCGAGATTGCCCGGCCTCCGCAGGTCAATTTCGATACAGCGCCGAAGCCGGCGAGTGGAGTGACCAATTGA
- a CDS encoding TPM domain-containing protein has translation MNILKAARVLLLALIPFCSSVASADVVIPALTARVTDETGTLTSEQRSGLEQTLQAFENKKGSQISVLIVPTTQPETIEQYSIRVVEQWKLGRKRIDDGVLLIVAKNDRTLRIEVGYGLEGVLTDATGNRIINEVIVSRFRQGDFYGGIEAGVDSIMNVINGEPLPPPDENANGTAGKFGGYLPILFVLTMVVGGVLRSLLGRLPGSVVTGGAVAGIAWLLSGTLFVAVVAGAIALAFTLLGSGLGAYVGGRAIGGLGGGSGRTTFRGGGGGFGGGGASGRW, from the coding sequence TTGAACATCCTGAAAGCAGCGAGGGTTCTGCTGCTCGCGCTCATCCCATTCTGCTCGTCTGTCGCCAGCGCGGACGTCGTGATTCCGGCGCTGACCGCGCGCGTCACCGACGAGACGGGCACGCTCACCAGCGAGCAACGGTCCGGGCTGGAGCAAACCTTGCAGGCGTTCGAGAACAAAAAGGGGAGCCAAATCTCGGTGCTCATCGTCCCCACCACTCAGCCGGAAACCATCGAGCAATATTCGATACGCGTCGTTGAACAATGGAAGCTTGGGCGCAAGCGTATCGACGACGGCGTGCTGCTTATCGTCGCAAAGAACGACCGGACGCTGCGTATCGAAGTGGGCTATGGCCTCGAGGGCGTGCTTACCGACGCCACCGGCAATCGCATCATCAACGAAGTGATTGTCTCAAGATTCAGACAGGGCGATTTTTACGGCGGTATTGAGGCGGGTGTTGACAGCATCATGAATGTCATCAACGGCGAGCCTTTGCCGCCGCCAGATGAAAATGCGAACGGTACCGCCGGGAAATTCGGAGGTTACTTGCCTATCCTCTTCGTGCTTACCATGGTAGTTGGTGGTGTACTTCGCTCTCTGCTGGGACGCCTGCCTGGCTCAGTCGTGACCGGCGGCGCCGTTGCGGGCATCGCATGGCTGTTGTCCGGAACACTCTTTGTCGCTGTCGTCGCCGGCGCGATTGCACTCGCGTTTACCTTACTCGGTAGCGGGCTCGGTGCCTACGTCGGAGGGCGTGCTATCGGTGGACTCGGGGGCGGGTCGGGCCGGACCACCTTCCGGGGCGGTGGCGGCGGGTTTGGTGGTGGCGGCGCTTCGGGAAGATGGTAG
- a CDS encoding copper-transporting P-type ATPase encodes MSESHAHAASPVPIGANQASEVQRKGETGVVYTCPMHPQIRASAPGNCPICGMALESVTPLAVEERNVELESMTHRFWVALALSVPLLVMTMGPMVSSYDLGALVNHIGESLALPHWMPASWAQCVQAVLATPVVLWAGWPFLERGWNSFRTWQLNMFSLIGLGVATAYGFSLFALFFPDTLPHAFRRGHELPLYFEAASVIVTLILLGQVLELRARSRTSSAIKDLLNLAPHTAIRVRPDGTEEAVPLEAVAVGDILRVKPGSKVPVDGVVTTGGSSVDESMITGESIPSEKAAGSTVTGATVNQTGTFLMRAEKVGSDTLLARIVQMVADAGRSRAPIQKLADQVSGWFVLGVMACAAVSFVVWAVIGPAPALANALVVAISVLIIACPCALGLATPVSIIVGVGRGAKEGVLIKDAEALELMEKVDTLVVDKTGTLTEGKPRVQTVVALADQSGLSVLSYAASLEGPSEHPLAQAIVTQAQENKAPTKPVDAFEAVVGKGVSGRIDGRVALLGNTVLMDDAQVDCTAVGADVDRLRQAGQTIMYLAIDGRLAGYIGVADPVKATTQEAVQLLRASGIKIIMLTGDNPTTANAVAKSLALDGVKAGVLPQDKYKHVQELQQQGHVVAMAGDGVNDAPALAQANVGIAMGTGTDVAMNSARVVLVKGDLRGIARARTLSIATMKNIRQNLFFAFAYNVIGIPVAAGVLYPWLGILLSPIIASAAMALSSVSVIGNALRLRGART; translated from the coding sequence ATGTCTGAATCGCACGCCCACGCCGCCAGCCCTGTCCCCATCGGCGCCAATCAAGCGTCTGAAGTCCAACGCAAAGGCGAGACAGGCGTCGTCTACACGTGCCCGATGCACCCTCAGATACGAGCGTCGGCACCGGGCAATTGCCCGATTTGCGGTATGGCACTCGAGTCTGTGACTCCGCTCGCGGTAGAGGAGCGGAACGTCGAACTCGAATCGATGACGCACCGCTTCTGGGTCGCGCTTGCGCTGTCAGTACCGCTTCTGGTAATGACCATGGGTCCGATGGTTTCGTCTTACGACCTTGGCGCACTCGTGAACCATATCGGAGAGAGCCTGGCTCTGCCACACTGGATGCCCGCATCGTGGGCACAGTGCGTCCAGGCGGTACTCGCCACGCCGGTCGTCCTGTGGGCCGGGTGGCCTTTCCTCGAGCGCGGCTGGAATTCATTCAGGACGTGGCAGCTGAATATGTTCAGCCTGATTGGACTCGGCGTGGCCACCGCGTACGGCTTCAGCCTGTTCGCGCTGTTTTTTCCCGACACGCTGCCGCATGCATTCCGGCGCGGCCATGAGTTGCCGCTGTATTTCGAAGCCGCCTCCGTTATCGTCACGCTCATTCTTCTCGGGCAAGTGCTTGAGCTCCGCGCGCGGTCACGCACCTCGAGTGCCATCAAGGATTTGCTTAACCTCGCGCCACATACCGCGATTCGGGTGAGGCCTGACGGAACCGAAGAAGCCGTCCCTCTCGAGGCGGTCGCTGTCGGCGACATACTCCGCGTAAAACCTGGCTCGAAGGTACCGGTAGATGGCGTCGTCACAACCGGCGGTTCCAGCGTCGACGAATCCATGATTACCGGGGAGTCCATCCCATCAGAAAAAGCGGCTGGAAGCACGGTGACCGGCGCGACGGTCAATCAGACCGGAACTTTTCTGATGCGAGCAGAAAAAGTCGGCTCGGATACGTTGCTCGCGAGAATCGTGCAAATGGTCGCCGACGCTGGCCGCTCCCGTGCTCCCATCCAGAAACTGGCCGACCAGGTGTCAGGATGGTTCGTGCTAGGCGTTATGGCTTGCGCGGCGGTCTCGTTCGTCGTCTGGGCTGTCATAGGGCCAGCGCCGGCGCTCGCGAATGCGTTGGTCGTCGCTATCAGCGTTCTAATCATCGCGTGCCCGTGTGCACTCGGCCTGGCAACGCCTGTCTCCATCATCGTAGGGGTTGGGCGCGGTGCTAAAGAGGGCGTTCTCATCAAGGACGCAGAGGCTCTCGAATTGATGGAGAAAGTGGATACGTTGGTGGTCGACAAGACCGGTACCCTCACTGAAGGAAAGCCGCGCGTGCAAACCGTTGTGGCGCTGGCGGACCAGTCAGGGTTGTCCGTACTGAGTTATGCGGCCAGTCTTGAAGGGCCGAGTGAACATCCATTGGCACAGGCTATTGTCACGCAGGCGCAGGAGAACAAGGCGCCGACAAAGCCCGTTGATGCATTCGAAGCAGTCGTGGGCAAAGGCGTGAGCGGCCGGATTGACGGCCGGGTCGCATTGTTGGGCAATACAGTGCTGATGGACGATGCGCAAGTCGATTGCACTGCGGTAGGAGCAGACGTGGACCGGCTGCGTCAAGCCGGTCAGACAATCATGTATCTCGCCATCGACGGAAGGCTCGCGGGTTATATCGGCGTGGCTGACCCGGTCAAGGCCACAACACAGGAGGCAGTTCAGTTGCTGCGGGCGTCCGGCATCAAAATCATCATGCTGACCGGCGATAATCCCACCACAGCCAACGCGGTGGCAAAATCCCTGGCGCTCGACGGCGTCAAAGCCGGCGTACTGCCTCAGGACAAATACAAGCATGTCCAGGAGTTGCAGCAGCAAGGTCATGTTGTCGCCATGGCGGGCGACGGTGTCAACGATGCGCCCGCTCTCGCGCAGGCTAATGTCGGAATTGCAATGGGCACTGGTACCGATGTGGCAATGAACAGCGCACGCGTGGTACTCGTCAAGGGCGACCTGCGGGGCATCGCGCGGGCCAGGACCTTGAGCATCGCCACCATGAAGAATATCCGGCAGAACCTCTTCTTTGCGTTCGCGTATAACGTGATTGGAATTCCCGTCGCAGCGGGTGTCCTGTATCCGTGGCTGGGCATCCTCCTAAGCCCCATTATCGCGAGCGCGGCGATGGCATTGAGCTCGGTATCCGTGATTGGAAATGCGCTCCGTTTGCGGGGCGCCCGTACGTAG
- a CDS encoding TPM domain-containing protein: MDIKRVVRHLFMSRWHVNLAFPPKTQRAMEKAVRESHRAHIGQVRFAVEGALHIGVLLKGMSARERAIDVFSELRVWDTEHNNGVLIYLLLADRDVEIVEDRGVHSKVHAAEWEAICQNMEAEFRSGRYETGVLRGVEQVTELLRRHFPAQRDTHSELPRKPTVL, encoded by the coding sequence ATGGACATTAAGCGCGTCGTGAGACACCTGTTCATGAGCCGCTGGCACGTGAACCTTGCCTTTCCTCCCAAGACTCAGCGCGCAATGGAAAAAGCGGTTCGGGAAAGCCACAGAGCACATATAGGCCAGGTCCGATTTGCGGTCGAGGGTGCGCTTCACATCGGTGTGCTGCTGAAGGGGATGTCGGCAAGAGAGCGCGCGATTGATGTCTTCTCGGAGCTTCGGGTCTGGGACACTGAGCACAATAACGGCGTACTCATCTACCTGCTGCTCGCGGACCGCGATGTGGAGATAGTCGAGGACCGTGGTGTGCACAGCAAGGTGCACGCTGCAGAGTGGGAAGCCATCTGCCAGAACATGGAGGCAGAGTTTCGGAGCGGGAGGTATGAGACAGGCGTGCTGCGCGGTGTGGAACAGGTAACAGAGTTGCTGAGGAGGCACTTTCCGGCTCAACGGGATACGCACAGTGAATTGCCGAGAAAGCCAACGGTGTTGTGA